The Persephonella sp. IF05-L8 genome contains a region encoding:
- the rnr gene encoding ribonuclease R, protein MEITEKDIINFLKHRGKPVYFKMLQRKLGVPKSEKKILRKFLKKLQKKKIIRYEKGKYLLTEWKQKEDNLIEGKVEAHPSGYGFLIIGDEVEDLFIPPPEMRYLFDGDIVLARAVKRRKKDEAKIVKVIERAIKTAVGRYYKDRTGHYVLLSDTVLPHKIYISKKEAKKYKLEPGTYVVVEITQYPAPRVRGKGKILKILGETKNTLTVAEIIARKYNLPTEHSKEAIEEAEKLPSTVRITKNRKDLTKQICFTIDPPSARDHDDAVAIEKEGNLYRLYVHIADVSHYVKEGSAIDKEAFERGNTYYLPERALHMLPERLAADLCSLRPNEKKYAFTCEMLINKKGQVVDYDIYESVIISKAKLTYDEALRLIIGDPALEEKYPNLVQPLRYMEELAKILMKAKEKRGSIDFDMPESQILFTETGDPYDVVPYERHLAHRIIEEFMIIANETVARHMFKKELPFIYRIHEEPDLDKVIKFVDLVAGLGYDVSYPEKITPKFIQKILEKVAGTPEENLVRFMALRTMRQARYSTENIGHFGLASDCYTHFTSPIRRYADINVHRMLKKAIKGKFTKKDLQTLPAKLEEIAKQCSKMERVADDAERDALEILKLRILTNHIGEVFEGIITGVVSFGLFVEIEKYLIEGLIPIATLPGYFKYDELNQRLISEDKIFRLGDKIKVKIENVDEDLKKLDLSYVES, encoded by the coding sequence ATGGAAATAACAGAAAAAGATATTATTAATTTTCTAAAGCATAGAGGTAAGCCTGTTTATTTTAAAATGCTCCAGAGAAAGTTAGGGGTTCCAAAATCTGAGAAAAAAATCCTCCGTAAATTTCTCAAAAAACTCCAGAAGAAAAAAATAATCAGATATGAAAAAGGGAAATACCTGCTTACAGAATGGAAACAAAAGGAAGACAATCTTATAGAAGGTAAAGTAGAAGCCCATCCAAGCGGCTACGGATTTCTGATAATAGGGGACGAGGTGGAGGACTTATTTATCCCTCCTCCAGAGATGAGATATCTTTTTGACGGGGATATTGTTCTTGCCCGTGCAGTTAAAAGAAGGAAAAAAGATGAAGCCAAGATAGTAAAAGTAATAGAAAGAGCAATAAAAACAGCTGTTGGAAGGTATTATAAAGACAGAACAGGTCATTACGTTTTACTATCAGATACTGTTCTACCCCATAAAATATATATTTCTAAAAAAGAAGCCAAAAAATATAAATTGGAACCGGGAACTTATGTTGTTGTAGAAATAACCCAGTATCCTGCTCCCAGAGTTCGTGGTAAAGGAAAAATACTCAAAATTTTAGGTGAAACAAAAAATACACTAACAGTAGCAGAAATTATTGCAAGGAAATACAATCTCCCTACAGAGCACTCCAAAGAAGCAATAGAAGAAGCAGAAAAATTACCATCAACAGTTAGAATAACCAAAAACAGAAAAGACCTCACCAAGCAAATATGTTTCACCATTGACCCACCATCTGCCAGAGACCATGATGACGCAGTTGCAATAGAGAAAGAGGGCAATTTGTACCGACTTTATGTTCATATCGCAGATGTATCCCATTACGTAAAAGAAGGCTCTGCAATAGATAAAGAGGCTTTTGAAAGGGGGAATACATACTATCTTCCTGAAAGAGCTCTTCACATGCTACCAGAAAGGCTTGCTGCCGACCTATGTAGTTTAAGACCAAATGAGAAAAAATATGCCTTTACCTGTGAGATGCTTATAAATAAAAAAGGACAGGTTGTTGATTACGATATATATGAAAGTGTGATTATAAGTAAAGCAAAACTCACCTATGATGAGGCCTTGAGACTTATCATTGGCGACCCTGCACTTGAAGAAAAATACCCAAATCTTGTCCAACCCCTCAGATATATGGAAGAACTGGCAAAAATCCTGATGAAAGCAAAGGAAAAAAGAGGAAGCATTGATTTTGATATGCCAGAAAGCCAGATATTATTTACAGAAACAGGAGACCCTTATGATGTTGTTCCCTACGAAAGACATCTGGCACACCGAATAATAGAAGAATTTATGATAATTGCCAATGAAACAGTTGCAAGACATATGTTCAAAAAAGAGCTACCATTCATATACAGAATTCACGAAGAACCCGATTTAGACAAAGTTATAAAATTTGTTGACCTTGTTGCAGGACTTGGATATGACGTTTCATACCCGGAAAAAATAACACCAAAATTCATTCAAAAAATCCTTGAAAAAGTTGCAGGAACACCCGAGGAAAACCTTGTCAGATTTATGGCACTACGAACCATGAGACAGGCAAGATATTCTACAGAAAATATAGGACATTTTGGGCTTGCTTCAGATTGCTATACCCATTTCACATCACCAATTAGAAGATATGCAGACATAAATGTTCACAGAATGCTCAAAAAAGCAATAAAAGGCAAGTTTACCAAGAAAGACCTGCAGACACTTCCTGCCAAACTTGAAGAAATAGCAAAACAATGCTCCAAAATGGAAAGGGTTGCCGATGATGCAGAAAGAGATGCACTGGAAATACTAAAACTTAGAATTCTTACAAATCATATTGGAGAAGTATTTGAAGGAATTATCACAGGAGTTGTTTCCTTTGGACTTTTTGTTGAAATAGAAAAATACCTCATAGAAGGTCTTATCCCAATTGCCACACTGCCAGGATACTTCAAATATGACGAACTTAACCAGAGACTAATCAGCGAAGACAAAATTTTCAGGCTTGGAGATAAAATTAAGGTAAAAATTG
- a CDS encoding aspartate aminotransferase family protein, whose amino-acid sequence MAQNFIEEGDKYLIGNYARYPVSFVKGEGVYLYDTQGKKYLDMLAGIAVNTLGHADTDLAEAICNQAQQVIHVSNLFYIQPQIDVAKTLVENSCLDKAFFCNSGAEANETAIKLVRKYFYDKGRPDKYEIVTFTGGFHGRTIGSLTATAQPKYHEGFKPLLQGIKYATFNDVDSLKSAITENTAAIMFELIQGEGGVNPIDEKFLQSIKELAEKHQLLIVIDEVQTGIGRTGKLFAYQHYDLCPDIITLAKGLGGGVPIGAVLAKEEIAASFTPGTHGSTFGGNYLATAAAKVVLNKVLKKGFLEEVAEKGKYLKKLLTDIGFKPRGKGLMVGCPLPSEKDASQIAKKCLENGLIIGTAGGNTLRFVPPLIITKQQIEEGIKILKDCL is encoded by the coding sequence ATGGCACAAAATTTTATTGAAGAAGGAGATAAATATCTAATCGGGAATTACGCCAGATATCCTGTTTCATTTGTAAAAGGGGAAGGAGTTTATCTGTATGATACACAGGGGAAAAAATATCTGGATATGCTTGCTGGTATAGCAGTTAATACCCTCGGCCATGCAGACACGGATTTAGCAGAAGCTATCTGTAATCAGGCTCAGCAGGTTATTCATGTATCAAATCTTTTTTATATACAGCCCCAGATAGATGTGGCAAAAACTCTTGTGGAAAACTCCTGTTTAGACAAAGCCTTTTTTTGCAATTCAGGTGCAGAGGCAAATGAAACAGCAATAAAACTGGTTAGAAAGTATTTTTATGACAAAGGAAGACCGGACAAATATGAAATAGTAACATTTACAGGTGGATTTCATGGAAGGACAATAGGCTCATTGACAGCAACAGCCCAGCCTAAATATCACGAAGGATTTAAGCCACTACTCCAGGGAATAAAATACGCTACTTTTAATGATGTAGATAGCCTTAAATCTGCAATAACAGAAAATACAGCAGCAATAATGTTTGAACTGATACAGGGAGAAGGAGGCGTTAATCCCATAGATGAAAAGTTTTTACAGTCCATAAAAGAACTTGCAGAAAAACATCAGCTTTTAATTGTGATAGATGAAGTTCAGACAGGAATAGGGAGAACAGGAAAACTATTTGCATACCAGCATTACGATCTATGTCCTGACATAATAACACTGGCAAAAGGCCTCGGTGGAGGAGTGCCAATAGGTGCAGTTCTGGCAAAAGAGGAAATAGCTGCTTCATTTACCCCGGGAACACATGGTTCAACATTTGGAGGAAATTATCTGGCCACAGCGGCAGCAAAAGTTGTTTTAAATAAAGTGCTGAAAAAAGGATTTTTAGAAGAAGTAGCCGAAAAAGGAAAATATCTAAAAAAATTACTGACAGACATTGGATTTAAACCAAGAGGAAAAGGCCTTATGGTAGGCTGTCCTCTTCCTTCTGAAAAAGATGCATCCCAGATAGCAAAAAAATGTCTTGAAAATGGTCTTATTATAGGAACTGCTGGTGGAAATACTCTGCGATTTGTTCCACCCTTAATCATAACAAAACAGCAGATTGAAGAAGGAATAAAAATACTAAAGGATTGTCTATAA
- a CDS encoding EAL domain-containing protein — protein sequence MDLLKNRNLRLLKSLLSVGKVAVFLWRNEEDWPVEYVSESIKNLIGYSAEDFLSGKVRYADLIHPDDLEKVINEVKKYSREKPPYWIHQPYRLLRKDNSYIWVWDQTIPVFNDKKEISHYFGYIIDITHEIEYSRFYKFISEVTKAFISEGNSQNIFKTLYFSLVKNFDIKTVIISDKKGDIVFSCKQDSKYEKIVKNIIKRKDYIEEVIYEKRVFITPVDTHYKVLLVALPIEIQTGEIIIINLIGDAYEWNLYKKKGLLKRLYEDLQTIIRETYLLKQGIILKKAIENADEWFIITNSEGNILYANEFISKISGYSLEEIIGKNPRIFKSGLMNPKIYEELWNTIKKGKTFETIFINRKKNGELFYLEAKIVPVKLPDGEVRYISLARDITTEHKLHAELEKIKHFDPLTNLYNKDYFLSEVNRILKKISSGLLLTIDINDFSFINKKYGIKFGDFLLKEISERLKTILDETFIIARTGGDEFSIFIPFSVQDSFLFIIEIEETLKKPFRINSENIKLLFNIGIAVYPTDGKNAEELYQNAFLALNKSLQNGFGLIRFYDKEIEKEIASQLTTKELIEEAIEKKNFIFFYQPYYNTLDTTEIKGYEALLRIKDTKGNIHYPSEFIEFLEKSPYAIDFRNWALKEAVKAINNLKKSVSINLTALDLRDTKFLSDLIRLSTKLQPENPLVIEITERILFEDIEFSKAILKEIKSLSNIKIAIDDFGTGYSSLSYLIEFMPDVIKLDISFIRQITDNEKVRLLIKHIIEIAKSLNIKTVAEGIETQEQLKILRDFGCDFVQGFLLSKPLPIEKIKLP from the coding sequence ATGGATTTACTGAAAAACAGGAACTTACGATTGTTAAAGTCTCTACTTTCAGTTGGCAAAGTTGCTGTTTTTCTGTGGAGAAATGAGGAAGATTGGCCTGTTGAATATGTATCCGAAAGTATAAAAAATCTGATTGGATACTCTGCAGAAGATTTCCTATCAGGTAAAGTAAGATATGCAGATTTAATTCATCCTGATGATTTGGAAAAAGTAATTAATGAAGTCAAAAAATATTCCAGAGAAAAACCACCTTACTGGATACATCAGCCCTATAGATTATTAAGAAAGGACAATTCTTATATATGGGTCTGGGATCAGACCATTCCCGTATTTAATGACAAGAAGGAGATTTCCCACTACTTTGGATATATTATAGATATAACCCACGAAATTGAGTATAGTAGGTTTTATAAATTTATCAGTGAGGTTACAAAAGCATTTATTTCCGAAGGAAACTCACAAAATATATTCAAGACTTTGTATTTCTCTCTGGTAAAGAATTTTGATATTAAAACAGTAATAATATCTGATAAGAAAGGGGATATTGTATTTTCATGCAAACAGGATAGTAAATACGAAAAGATAGTAAAAAATATAATCAAGCGAAAAGATTACATAGAAGAAGTAATCTATGAAAAAAGGGTATTCATCACTCCTGTTGACACTCATTACAAAGTACTATTAGTAGCATTACCCATAGAGATACAAACAGGAGAAATTATAATTATTAACTTGATAGGGGATGCTTATGAATGGAATTTATACAAAAAGAAAGGTTTATTAAAAAGGCTTTATGAAGACCTTCAAACAATAATTAGAGAAACTTATCTTCTAAAGCAAGGTATTATACTGAAGAAAGCAATAGAAAATGCAGACGAGTGGTTTATTATTACAAATTCAGAAGGAAATATCCTCTATGCTAATGAATTTATCTCAAAAATATCAGGTTATAGTTTAGAGGAAATAATAGGCAAAAACCCCCGAATATTTAAATCGGGTCTTATGAACCCTAAAATATATGAGGAGTTATGGAATACCATAAAAAAAGGTAAAACCTTTGAAACAATATTTATAAACCGTAAGAAAAATGGAGAGCTTTTTTACTTAGAAGCAAAAATAGTGCCTGTGAAACTGCCTGATGGGGAAGTTCGTTATATTTCACTTGCCAGAGATATAACTACTGAACATAAATTACATGCAGAACTGGAAAAAATTAAACATTTTGACCCTTTAACTAATCTTTATAACAAGGATTATTTTTTATCAGAAGTAAACAGAATACTTAAGAAAATATCTTCAGGCCTTCTCTTAACTATAGATATAAATGATTTTTCTTTTATAAACAAAAAATATGGTATTAAATTTGGAGATTTTTTGTTAAAAGAAATTTCTGAGAGGCTGAAGACAATACTTGATGAAACATTTATCATAGCCAGAACTGGAGGAGATGAGTTTAGTATTTTTATACCCTTCAGCGTCCAGGACAGTTTTCTATTTATTATAGAAATAGAAGAAACATTAAAAAAACCGTTTAGAATAAACTCAGAGAATATAAAACTACTATTTAATATAGGAATTGCCGTTTATCCTACAGATGGAAAAAATGCTGAAGAGCTTTATCAAAATGCATTTTTAGCATTAAATAAATCTTTACAAAATGGATTTGGACTAATCAGGTTCTATGACAAAGAAATAGAAAAAGAGATAGCAAGCCAATTGACTACCAAAGAGCTAATAGAAGAAGCCATAGAAAAAAAGAATTTTATATTCTTTTACCAACCCTATTACAATACATTGGATACCACCGAAATAAAAGGATATGAAGCTCTTCTTCGGATAAAAGACACCAAGGGGAATATACATTACCCATCAGAATTTATAGAATTTCTGGAGAAAAGTCCTTATGCAATTGATTTCAGAAATTGGGCTCTAAAAGAAGCAGTTAAAGCTATTAACAACTTAAAAAAATCTGTAAGTATCAACTTAACAGCACTTGATTTGAGAGATACAAAATTTCTATCAGATTTAATACGTCTTTCTACGAAGCTCCAGCCTGAAAATCCACTGGTTATAGAAATCACAGAAAGAATATTATTTGAAGATATAGAGTTTTCAAAAGCAATCTTAAAAGAAATCAAATCCTTGTCTAATATAAAAATAGCTATAGATGATTTTGGAACAGGATATTCATCCTTATCTTACTTAATAGAGTTTATGCCAGATGTTATAAAACTGGATATCTCCTTTATAAGACAGATAACAGATAATGAAAAAGTTCGCCTTCTGATAAAACATATCATTGAGATTGCAAAATCTCTCAATATAAAAACAGTGGCAGAAGGGATAGAAACACAAGAGCAGCTTAAAATCCTGAGAGATTTTGGATGTGATTTTGTGCAGGGTTTCCTGTTATCAAAACCTTTACCTATAGAAAAAATAAAGCTCCCATAA
- the tyrS gene encoding tyrosine--tRNA ligase, which translates to MIEFHGLSPEEQLKIIKKGVIEIINESELLEKLKEGRPLIVKAGFDPTAPDLHLGHTVLLQKLRTFQQLGHTVYFIIGDFTAMIGDPSGRDKTRPPLTREQVLENAKTYKEQVFKVLDPEKTVVVFNSEWLGDMTAEDLIRLTAKYTVARMLERDDFKKRFKENRPIAIHEFIYPLLQAYDSVAIKADVELGGSDQRFNLLIGRDIQKEYGIEKPQVAILLPLLVGTDGVRKMSKSYGNYIGITEPPEEMFGKIMSIPDELMWDYWELLTDLTVEEIEKMKKDVEADVLHPMEVKKQLAMYIVTRFHDEDAAIRAKEHFERVHSKRELPEEMPEPEVIIASEEKKIPIYELVYKVGFAPSKSEARRLIKGGAVKIDGNKITDPYAEIDLNSEFVLQVGKRKFARIKPENIKIEA; encoded by the coding sequence TTGATAGAATTTCATGGATTATCTCCTGAAGAACAGCTTAAAATAATCAAAAAGGGTGTTATTGAAATCATAAATGAGAGTGAACTTCTTGAAAAACTAAAAGAAGGAAGACCTCTTATTGTAAAGGCAGGTTTTGACCCTACAGCACCAGACCTACATCTTGGGCATACAGTTCTATTGCAAAAACTTAGAACTTTTCAGCAGCTTGGACATACTGTTTATTTCATAATTGGTGATTTTACTGCAATGATAGGTGACCCTTCAGGAAGGGACAAAACAAGACCCCCATTAACAAGGGAGCAGGTTTTAGAAAATGCAAAAACGTATAAAGAGCAGGTTTTTAAGGTTTTAGACCCGGAAAAAACTGTGGTTGTTTTTAATAGTGAATGGCTGGGGGATATGACAGCAGAAGACCTTATCAGGCTTACAGCAAAATACACTGTTGCAAGAATGCTTGAAAGGGACGATTTCAAAAAAAGATTTAAAGAAAACAGACCAATTGCAATACATGAGTTTATTTATCCTTTACTTCAGGCTTACGACTCTGTAGCAATAAAAGCTGATGTTGAGCTTGGAGGTTCAGACCAGAGATTTAACCTTCTAATTGGAAGAGATATTCAAAAGGAATACGGCATAGAAAAACCACAGGTGGCAATTCTACTTCCTCTACTTGTTGGAACTGACGGCGTTAGAAAAATGAGCAAATCTTACGGAAACTACATTGGTATAACAGAACCACCTGAGGAAATGTTCGGGAAAATAATGTCTATCCCAGATGAACTTATGTGGGACTACTGGGAACTGCTAACAGACCTTACAGTTGAAGAGATAGAAAAGATGAAAAAAGATGTTGAAGCAGACGTTCTTCACCCAATGGAAGTTAAAAAACAGCTTGCTATGTATATAGTAACCAGATTTCATGATGAAGATGCTGCTATCAGGGCAAAAGAGCATTTTGAAAGGGTTCACTCAAAAAGGGAACTTCCTGAAGAAATGCCTGAGCCAGAAGTAATAATCGCCTCAGAAGAAAAGAAAATACCAATATACGAGCTTGTTTATAAAGTAGGCTTTGCTCCTTCAAAGTCTGAAGCAAGAAGACTTATTAAGGGTGGAGCTGTAAAAATAGACGGAAACAAAATAACAGACCCTTATGCAGAGATAGACTTGAACTCTGAATTTGTATTACAAGTTGGAAAAAGAAAATTTGCCAGAATAAAGCCAGAAAACATAAAGATAGAAGCTTAA
- a CDS encoding PIN domain-containing protein, producing MRYLLKDDEDLFKQANKIFEEIFTGKKKAYILQSVIAEIVYVLKGVYDVDKEEIAEVLTELLKSKNIKTQDKQAVIDALNLYANKNLDFVDCLICAYRDNYSVLTFDKKLNKCIKEKG from the coding sequence TTGAGATATTTACTGAAAGATGATGAAGATTTATTCAAGCAGGCAAATAAAATTTTTGAAGAAATTTTTACTGGTAAAAAAAAGGCATACATATTGCAATCTGTTATAGCTGAAATTGTATATGTTCTCAAAGGAGTTTACGATGTTGATAAAGAAGAAATAGCTGAAGTCCTAACAGAATTATTAAAAAGTAAAAATATAAAAACTCAGGATAAACAAGCAGTTATAGATGCCCTCAATTTATATGCAAACAAAAATTTAGATTTTGTGGATTGTTTAATCTGTGCTTATAGGGATAACTATTCGGTTTTAACCTTTGATAAAAAATTAAATAAATGCATAAAAGAGAAGGGATAA
- a CDS encoding AbrB/MazE/SpoVT family DNA-binding domain-containing protein has protein sequence MFIAKITKKGQITIPAEIRRKLKTNIVEIEEKNGEIVIKPVKNLAGILHKYAKKRKSIDEIIKEEKEAFANAVKAKHSNY, from the coding sequence GTGTTTATAGCAAAGATTACAAAAAAAGGTCAGATTACTATCCCTGCAGAAATTCGTAGAAAGCTAAAAACAAATATAGTAGAAATAGAAGAAAAAAATGGGGAAATAGTTATAAAACCTGTTAAAAATCTTGCTGGAATTTTACATAAATACGCAAAAAAAAGAAAAAGTATTGATGAAATTATAAAAGAGGAAAAAGAGGCTTTTGCAAATGCAGTTAAAGCGAAACACAGTAATTATTGA
- a CDS encoding Uma2 family endonuclease, which translates to MATKLREKPKKPESFKYRFKVKDLEKMYEAGIFDPEEKIELIYGEVIRLSPIGLKHAIVVNNLVDILSDLLKETNLKSKYILSVQNPVFLSQKNLAQPDVAIVSREFSKEKQHPKPKYIEVLIEVSDTTLEKDRKIKLPLYAKYEIKQVWIVDLIQNQIEVYTKPYKNEYLNVQIFPMDKEISVFNKNIKVKDILDV; encoded by the coding sequence ATGGCTACAAAATTAAGAGAAAAACCTAAAAAACCAGAGAGCTTTAAGTATAGGTTTAAGGTTAAAGATTTGGAAAAAATGTATGAAGCAGGAATTTTCGACCCTGAAGAAAAAATTGAGCTTATCTATGGAGAGGTAATCAGATTGAGCCCTATTGGTTTAAAACATGCAATAGTAGTTAACAATTTGGTAGATATACTTAGCGATTTATTAAAAGAAACAAATCTGAAATCAAAATATATTTTAAGTGTTCAAAATCCAGTTTTTTTATCACAAAAAAACTTAGCTCAGCCTGATGTGGCAATAGTAAGTAGAGAATTCTCAAAAGAAAAACAACATCCAAAACCAAAATATATAGAAGTATTAATAGAGGTTTCTGATACAACTTTAGAAAAGGATAGAAAAATAAAACTGCCCCTTTATGCTAAATACGAAATAAAACAGGTATGGATAGTCGATTTAATCCAAAATCAAATAGAGGTTTATACAAAACCTTACAAAAATGAATATTTAAACGTCCAAATATTTCCTATGGATAAGGAAATTTCTGTTTTTAATAAAAACATAAAAGTAAAGGATATACTGGATGTTTGA
- a CDS encoding YqaA family protein: MFEALKQWAEEVVADYGYVGIFIISFTESIIQPVPPDPFITGGTAFGLVPLYAALIAAFGSVLGGLVGYFLGKFLGEPIVKKFVSEKHYEKGEILFRKYGIWAVIIAGITPIPFKVICWMAGIFEMPVLGFLLAAFIGRFPRFLFMAFFGQWLGSL, translated from the coding sequence ATGTTTGAAGCTTTAAAACAGTGGGCAGAAGAGGTTGTTGCTGACTACGGATATGTAGGGATTTTTATCATTTCTTTTACTGAAAGTATTATACAGCCTGTTCCTCCTGACCCTTTTATAACAGGTGGAACGGCTTTCGGTCTTGTTCCCCTGTATGCTGCCTTAATTGCAGCTTTTGGGAGTGTTCTTGGGGGTTTAGTTGGATACTTTCTTGGCAAGTTTTTAGGGGAGCCTATAGTCAAAAAATTTGTAAGTGAAAAACATTATGAAAAAGGAGAAATTCTGTTTAGAAAATACGGTATATGGGCTGTTATTATTGCTGGAATAACGCCGATACCTTTTAAGGTTATATGCTGGATGGCTGGTATTTTTGAAATGCCTGTGCTGGGATTTTTACTTGCTGCATTTATTGGAAGATTTCCACGATTTTTATTTATGGCATTTTTTGGGCAGTGGCTTGGAAGCCTATGA
- a CDS encoding RNA polymerase sigma factor RpoD/SigA, whose protein sequence is MRKFTYEEGITYYLKSISKIPLLTPEEEKEVARRAKKGDKEALEKLIKSNLRFVVNVAKNYSGYGIPFQELISAGNIGLIEAAKRFDPDRGVRFISYAIWWIKQSILQTIQNQKDVIKIPQKTQNLSMKIDTAYLELKEKLNREPKYSEIKNYLKEKEDLDVDEETIESYLLIKRHSVSLDTPVDMEEGTFFIDLVSKHSTKDIEEDVVQEAIEKEIDYILSHLNERERYIIIHRFGLHGEEPKTLREIGKALGVSRERVRQIEIRTLKKIRALATKRHLKDLLS, encoded by the coding sequence ATGAGAAAGTTTACCTATGAAGAAGGTATCACTTATTACTTAAAATCTATATCTAAAATCCCCCTTTTAACCCCTGAGGAAGAAAAGGAAGTAGCACGCAGGGCAAAAAAGGGCGATAAAGAGGCTCTTGAAAAACTCATAAAATCAAATCTCAGGTTTGTTGTTAATGTAGCCAAAAATTACTCAGGATACGGAATTCCCTTTCAGGAGTTAATATCTGCTGGGAATATAGGTCTGATAGAAGCTGCCAAAAGATTTGACCCAGATAGAGGAGTTAGATTTATATCCTATGCAATCTGGTGGATAAAGCAGTCTATACTTCAAACAATTCAAAACCAGAAAGATGTTATAAAAATTCCCCAGAAAACACAAAATCTTTCTATGAAAATAGATACAGCCTATCTGGAGCTGAAAGAAAAATTAAATAGAGAGCCAAAATACTCTGAGATAAAAAATTATTTAAAAGAAAAAGAGGATTTAGATGTTGATGAAGAAACAATAGAAAGCTATCTACTTATCAAAAGACATTCTGTATCACTTGACACCCCTGTTGATATGGAAGAAGGGACATTTTTTATTGACCTTGTATCAAAACATAGCACAAAAGATATTGAAGAGGATGTTGTTCAGGAGGCTATAGAAAAAGAGATAGATTATATACTCTCCCATCTAAATGAAAGGGAAAGATATATTATTATTCACAGGTTTGGTCTTCACGGAGAAGAGCCTAAAACTCTCAGGGAAATAGGAAAAGCCCTTGGTGTTTCAAGGGAAAGGGTCAGACAAATAGAAATCAGAACACTAAAAAAAATAAGGGCACTTGCCACAAAAAGACATCTTAAGGACTTACTTAGCTAA
- a CDS encoding trypsin-like peptidase domain-containing protein has protein sequence MYYFLILISLVFLFSCESQPEKEIVKKEKVQKEDVVKTLQERISNVIQKATPSIVTILSKSTEKETPIIFKFNEDIPSIENESLGSGFVIKKNSQFLYIVTNNHVIEKAKTITVRFYNGYKTKSIIVGKDAESDIAVLKVKIDPKIADIKPLEIGHPSKLKVGYFVLSAGSPYNVGLTFTLGIVSALHRNLGISAYENYIQTDAAINPGDSGGPLLDLNCKVVGMNTAIIQAGQGLGFALPIDMVMDIANQLIAYGKVQRGWIGVITEKLSNYQKKKLHLNYGVKVIKVFKNSPAYKAGIKAGDIILSVNGKKIRTSAELKNMVLRGKIGETLNIVVFRQGKKLNFSLKIEKLVD, from the coding sequence GTGTATTATTTTTTAATATTAATCTCTCTTGTTTTCCTATTCTCCTGTGAAAGTCAGCCTGAAAAAGAAATAGTAAAGAAAGAGAAAGTCCAAAAAGAAGATGTTGTAAAAACCTTACAGGAAAGGATATCAAATGTTATACAAAAGGCAACTCCCTCAATAGTTACAATACTCTCAAAATCAACAGAAAAGGAGACCCCTATAATCTTTAAATTTAATGAAGATATTCCTTCAATAGAAAATGAATCTCTTGGTTCAGGTTTTGTAATAAAAAAGAACTCCCAGTTCTTATATATAGTTACAAATAACCATGTAATAGAAAAGGCCAAAACGATAACAGTTAGGTTTTACAACGGATATAAAACAAAATCAATCATCGTTGGTAAAGATGCAGAAAGTGATATAGCTGTATTGAAAGTAAAAATTGACCCTAAAATAGCAGATATTAAACCTTTAGAAATAGGACACCCTTCTAAACTTAAAGTGGGTTATTTTGTTTTATCTGCAGGAAGTCCTTATAACGTGGGGCTTACATTTACACTGGGTATTGTTTCTGCTCTCCATAGAAATCTTGGAATTTCCGCCTATGAAAACTACATACAGACAGATGCTGCGATAAACCCTGGAGATTCAGGAGGTCCATTATTAGACCTTAACTGTAAGGTCGTTGGTATGAATACGGCTATAATACAGGCCGGTCAGGGACTTGGTTTTGCACTACCAATAGATATGGTTATGGATATTGCAAATCAGCTTATAGCCTATGGAAAAGTCCAGAGAGGATGGATAGGGGTTATTACCGAAAAACTCTCCAATTATCAAAAGAAAAAACTCCATCTTAATTATGGTGTAAAAGTAATTAAAGTTTTCAAAAACTCCCCTGCATATAAGGCTGGTATCAAAGCTGGAGATATTATCCTTTCAGTTAACGGTAAAAAAATCAGAACTTCTGCCGAACTTAAAAATATGGTGCTCAGAGGAAAGATAGGGGAAACCCTTAATATAGTAGTGTTCCGGCAAGGGAAGAAATTAAATTTCAGTCTCAAAATAGAAAAACTTGTTGATTAG